The genome window AAAGAATATGAGTATTAAACTTTATGACATAGCGCATAGCCGCGCGGGAGACAAGGGCAATACATTGATTTTATCATTGATTCCTTTTGACGAAAAGGATTATGAGTTGCTATGCAAGTTGGTAACTGCGGATAAAGTAAAGGAACATTTCAAGGAGATCATACACGGCGAAATCCTCAGATACGAACTACCAAATATCTCGGCTTTGCAGTTTGTATGTCAGCAGGCTTTGGCGGGTGGCGTTACCACTTCATTAGTCATGGACGCGCACGGAAAGACTTTGAGCTACGCCCTGCTGGAAATGTGCATTGAATTGCATGCCGGTTAAATATTTCCAAAAGCCTTTAATCAACCGCAAGCGCGTTTTGACCAGTAGTGCGAAAAGAATGCCCTACCTTACCGAAATAAACTAATGATAAAATCAGTACGATTTTTAGATTAGTCTTAAAGTTATTACGCTTCGGACTTAGAGCTTCTTCGTCCTAATTTTTGTGAATTGAACCGGCTTTCAGTTTAATTTAACCATTTACACTTTTTCTTCTATAAAGTGCCAACAAACTCCTGCGGCGTCAATAATATTAACCTCTCTTCCGTATGGTTGCTCTTTGGGTTGCCCAATGAGTGGAATACTAAATTTTTCTGGAAGATTTTTTTCTGTTAGTTCCTTCCAAAAAGCATCCATGTCCTTTATTTTAACTGTTAACATTAAATTTTCAGCAAAGACCTTATTATCGTATCTCTGTAATATGAATTTGCAATTACCATTTCGAAAACCGATGAGGTCGCCCTCTTCCCATTCTACCTCAAAGCCAAGTTCCTGAAATAGTCGCTTTGATTTGTAAAAATCATTACCAGAAGGAATAAAAGGCTCTAAAGATAAATAAGTCATACTTGCCAGAAATTTTTTTATTTGCTACCTATTGTTCCCGAAAGGTAAGGTTCAGACGTTTCTACTTGACTAGTTATTATCATCGGCCTTGTAACTCACCTGTGCCTTGCATGGTGTCCGGAATAGTTACTACTCTCATTTTTCTGCTATGTTTTTCAAAATTTTCCATAGCACAAAGTTCACCCGACCAGAACAAAAAAAAGTTTAGCTAGTTGAAGATTTTGAGAAATTTTGATGGGTAGCAACCAAGGTGTATAGGCATAAAAACAACGCTAACCTTGCCGTCGGGCTAGGGGATGATCCGGCCATGAACTTTAAATCTGCGCTCTTTAATTCCATTCTGTATAGTCAGAATGCCACTATATTTTGTGCCAGCGACAGAGTTTGACTTCTTCTTTCAGAGTCAGTTTGGCATTATACTTATCCGAGGAAAAGTACATGGTCAATCCCTTACGCTCCCTAAGGGTTATCGTGTGGTTAATGAAGATTTTTTGTCCGTCAATAATAATGAAACCTTTCTTTAATGGTTAGCGACAAATATGTATTCATGTTTGGACACGGGTCAATCACAAGGTTTAAGTTTAAAAAAGCGTGACTAAAAGGGAAATTAAGGACCAGGAAGTTAGATGCCTTCCCAGTCTTTTTTAGAACGTTGAGCATTAATGTTGTTCTCCAAGAAGCATTTTAGTGCTCCTGGTAGCAAACAGATTTCAAGGGGTAGTGCCATTAACACCCCGTTCAGTTGAGTGAATGGTGGGTTGAAAGCTAACTGCCATCTGCGGCTTAGCGTAGTCTGGTTTTATGGATTGCTCACGCGCCTGTTTGATAAAAGACAAAGCGTTAAAAATAGGAGGGATATTAGTAAAGTACCTTTATTTTTCATAAGTATGCGGATAGTGCGGTTTCTCGCAAGCGCTCAAATATAAGGAATTTTCTTAGACAAAAAATCAGCCTCATATCTTGTTAAATGCCTATTAGGTAGCTAAATGATTACTTATTTACAGAAAAACAGTAATTATTTGCAACTGCATAATACTTAGTAAGTAAGCGTTACTCCATAAAAATGAGATCCTCTATAACTTAGAATAGTTATAAATTAGCTTGCTTGCTTTTTTACATTTCACGCAATAGATGGAATAGCATGTATTTCAGCAACCATCGTTGACCTTTTGAGCTGAAAGCAGAATGGATGGAATTTGGAGAATGTTACAGATAGCAGTCCTTTTTTTATCTTTGACTATTTAGGAGCGTAACACTTTGTTTTGAAGGTCAGTTAACGCTACGTTTCACTTCATTCAGCGCTAATTTGATTACCCTTACAATACCTGGGCTTGAACAGGCAAAGCGAGATCATCAATCTTTCATAGATTCGATACGACGCAGCATAAGCAGCCGAACTGACAATCTTAGTGAGGAAAATGCCATGAGCCAATATGCTTTGGGGCTTGGGCCCTGGCTGTACGCTCATGCGTTGGCAGCTTATCCTAACATCCAGGATCTTCTTATCATTGAAGACCTGCATGGGCAAATACATAAGCTGGCTGCTCATACAGAGGATCTGCTCAGGATCAATGAAGTTGAGCTGGCCAAAGCTGTTTTTGATCAAATACTGGCATTGAATAATATCTTTTGCCAAAAGCTGGCCACGCTTGAGCAGGAAAATCCAATAGTCTCCCATACCAGCCAAGACTCCTTCTCTTATGAGCCGCAAAAAACCGGCAAGCAGGAATTGCTCGAAGTAATGATTGATAAGGCGCCAGCAGCCATGATGATAATGACTGGTCCTGATCACGTTATTTCCATTGCTAATCAACGTATGCTAGATATGCTGGGAAAGGGCAGTGCAATCATTGGCAAGCCAGCCTGGCTTGCAGTCCCGGAAATACAGGTGCAGCCCTACCTCGCTATATTGGATTCTGTCTTACAAAGTGGAAAGGCATATGCGGCAAAGGGTATGCCGGGCCATTTATCAAAAGACGGGGTGGTGAGCAATCACTATTCGATTTCACATACAGTCCACTGCTAGATTCTAAAGGGATTGTCTATGGGGTGATCGCCGTAACGGTTGAAGTTACTGAAAATGTAATGTCGGACTTAGCCACTCAGAAAAGTCA of Dyadobacter chenhuakuii contains these proteins:
- a CDS encoding AtuA-related protein; translated protein: MSIKLYDIAHSRAGDKGNTLILSLIPFDEKDYELLCKLVTADKVKEHFKEIIHGEILRYELPNISALQFVCQQALAGGVTTSLVMDAHGKTLSYALLEMCIELHAG
- a CDS encoding PAS domain-containing protein; this encodes MSQYALGLGPWLYAHALAAYPNIQDLLIIEDLHGQIHKLAAHTEDLLRINEVELAKAVFDQILALNNIFCQKLATLEQENPIVSHTSQDSFSYEPQKTGKQELLEVMIDKAPAAMMIMTGPDHVISIANQRMLDMLGKGSAIIGKPAWLAVPEIQVQPYLAILDSVLQSGKAYAAKGMPGHLSKDGVVSNHYSISHTVHC